A single genomic interval of Burkholderia cepacia ATCC 25416 harbors:
- a CDS encoding PrkA family serine protein kinase, which yields MDIYSSFANRFEKTREEELSLEEYLALCKNDPSAYATAGERMLAAIGEPEHIDTRNDPRLSRIFANKVIKVYPAFREFYGMEEVIEQVVAYFRHAAQGLEEKKQILYLLGPVGGGKSSIAERLKQLMERVPFYSLKGSPVNESPLGLFDYDEDGPILEEQYGIPRRYLKNILSPWAVKRLHEYNGDIRQFRVVRRYPSILRQIGIAKTEPGDENNQDISSLVGKVDIRKLEQYAQDDADAYSYSGGLCLANQGLLEFVEMFKAPIKVLHPLLTATQEGNFKGTEGFGAIPFDGIILAHSNESEWKAFRNNRNNEALLDRIFVVKVPYCLRVSEETKIYEKLIRNSSLAEAVCAPGTLKMMSQFSVLSRLHEPENSSLFSKMQVYDGENLKDTDPKAKSYQEYRDYAGVDEGMTGVSTRFAFKILSRVFNFDSSEVAANPVHLMYVLEQQIEREQFPPETEQKYLSFVKDVLASRYADFIGKEIQTAYLESYSEYGQNIFDRYVTYADFWIQDQEFRDHDTGESFDRAALNAELEKIEKPAGISNPKDYRNEIVNFVLRARAANAGKNPVWTSYEKLRVVIEKKMFSNTEELLPVISFNAKGSAEEQRKHEDFVNRMVAKGYTPKQVRLLCDWYLRVRKSS from the coding sequence ATGGATATTTACAGCAGCTTCGCGAACCGCTTCGAAAAAACGCGAGAGGAAGAGCTCTCGCTGGAGGAGTATCTCGCGCTCTGCAAGAACGATCCATCCGCGTACGCGACGGCTGGTGAACGCATGCTGGCAGCAATCGGGGAACCTGAACACATCGATACCCGCAACGATCCGCGCCTGTCGCGGATCTTCGCGAACAAGGTCATCAAGGTCTATCCCGCGTTCCGTGAGTTCTACGGAATGGAGGAGGTGATCGAGCAGGTGGTCGCATATTTCCGTCACGCTGCGCAAGGGCTCGAAGAGAAGAAGCAGATCCTCTATCTGCTTGGCCCGGTGGGCGGCGGCAAGTCGTCGATCGCCGAGCGTCTGAAGCAACTGATGGAGCGTGTGCCGTTCTATTCGCTGAAGGGTTCGCCCGTCAACGAATCGCCGCTCGGGCTGTTCGACTACGACGAAGACGGCCCGATCCTCGAGGAACAGTACGGCATTCCGCGCCGCTACCTGAAAAACATCCTGAGTCCGTGGGCCGTCAAGCGCCTGCACGAATACAACGGCGACATCCGCCAGTTCCGCGTGGTGCGTCGTTATCCGTCGATCCTGCGGCAGATCGGCATCGCGAAGACGGAGCCGGGTGACGAGAACAACCAGGACATCTCGTCGCTGGTCGGCAAGGTCGATATCCGCAAGCTCGAACAGTACGCGCAGGACGACGCCGACGCGTACAGCTACTCCGGTGGCCTGTGCCTCGCGAACCAGGGCCTGCTCGAGTTCGTCGAAATGTTCAAGGCGCCGATCAAGGTGTTGCACCCGCTGCTCACCGCCACGCAGGAAGGCAACTTCAAGGGCACCGAGGGTTTCGGCGCGATTCCGTTCGACGGGATCATCCTCGCGCACTCGAACGAGTCGGAATGGAAGGCGTTCCGCAACAACCGCAACAACGAGGCACTGCTCGACCGGATCTTCGTCGTGAAGGTGCCGTACTGCCTGCGCGTATCGGAAGAGACCAAGATCTACGAGAAGCTGATCCGCAACTCGTCGCTGGCCGAGGCCGTCTGCGCACCGGGCACGCTGAAGATGATGTCGCAGTTCTCGGTGCTGTCGCGCCTGCACGAGCCGGAGAATTCGAGCCTGTTCTCGAAGATGCAGGTGTACGACGGCGAAAACCTCAAGGATACCGATCCAAAGGCGAAGTCGTACCAGGAATACCGCGACTACGCGGGCGTGGACGAAGGGATGACGGGCGTGTCGACACGCTTCGCGTTCAAGATCCTGTCGCGCGTGTTCAACTTCGATTCGAGCGAGGTCGCGGCCAACCCCGTGCACCTGATGTACGTGCTCGAGCAGCAGATCGAGCGCGAGCAGTTCCCGCCGGAAACCGAGCAGAAGTATCTGTCCTTCGTGAAGGACGTACTGGCGTCGCGCTACGCGGATTTTATCGGCAAGGAGATCCAGACGGCCTACCTCGAGTCGTATTCGGAGTACGGCCAGAACATCTTCGACCGCTACGTCACGTATGCGGACTTCTGGATCCAGGACCAGGAATTCCGCGATCACGATACGGGCGAGAGCTTCGACCGCGCCGCGCTCAACGCGGAGCTGGAGAAGATCGAGAAGCCGGCCGGCATCAGTAATCCGAAGGATTACCGCAACGAGATCGTGAACTTCGTGTTGCGTGCACGGGCGGCGAACGCCGGCAAGAACCCCGTGTGGACGAGCTACGAGAAGTTGCGCGTCGTGATCGAGAAGAAGATGTTCTCGAATACCGAGGAACTGTTGCCGGTGATTTCGTTCAACGCGAAGGGTTCGGCGGAGGAGCAGCGCAAGCATGAGGACTTTGTGAACCGGATGGTCGCGAAGGGCTATACGCCGAAGCAGGTGAGGCTGCTTTGCGACTGGTACCTGCGCGTGCGCAAGTCATCATGA
- a CDS encoding SpoVR family protein, whose translation MTTRHLHNESRGYAPRPSGDDTAGPAAPQQRGQAEPPPPAADLPGPGQKEARMNVAERKPLPCPSDWTFELLEEYDTHISQVAEQYELDIYPIQLELISAEQMMDAYASVGMPVNYRHWSFGKHFLSTEKSYRRGQMGLAYEIVINSNPCIAYLMEENTMTMQALVIAHAAYGHNSFFKGNYLFRLWTDAHAIIDYLVYAKNYVAECEERYGLDRVEELLDSCHALMNYGVDRYKRPQKPSLSKEAALRREREAYLQSQVNELWRTLPGKKPELMEEQEDRYPPEPQENLLYFAEKNAPLLEPWEREVIRIVRKIGQYFYPQRQTQVMNEGWATFWHYTLLNTLYNQGKLEDSFMMEFLHSHSNVVYQPPVTKPYYSGINPYALGFSMMSDIRRICEAPTEEDYKWFPEIAGTPWLPAMHYAMRNFKDESFIAQYLSPSLIRDMRLFSVLDDDMRDSLEVSAIHDDSGYQYVRQALSRQYDIHHREPNIQVWAVNTRGDRSLTLRHFMTDNRHLSNDSDEVLKHMARLWQFDVFLESVDEAGTVRKRYECRYVPPEVRI comes from the coding sequence ATGACGACCCGCCATCTGCACAACGAGTCGCGCGGCTATGCGCCGCGCCCTTCCGGCGACGACACGGCCGGCCCTGCCGCACCGCAGCAACGCGGGCAGGCCGAACCGCCGCCGCCGGCCGCCGATTTGCCCGGCCCAGGGCAAAAGGAAGCGCGTATGAACGTTGCCGAACGCAAGCCGCTGCCGTGCCCGTCCGACTGGACGTTCGAATTGCTCGAGGAATACGACACGCACATCTCGCAGGTCGCCGAACAATACGAGCTCGACATCTACCCGATCCAGCTCGAACTGATCAGCGCCGAGCAGATGATGGACGCGTATGCGTCGGTCGGGATGCCCGTCAACTACCGTCACTGGTCGTTCGGCAAGCACTTCCTGTCGACCGAGAAGAGCTACCGTCGCGGCCAGATGGGCCTCGCGTACGAAATCGTCATCAACTCGAACCCGTGCATCGCGTACCTGATGGAAGAGAACACGATGACGATGCAGGCGCTCGTCATCGCGCACGCGGCGTACGGGCACAACTCGTTCTTCAAGGGTAACTACCTGTTCCGGCTGTGGACCGACGCGCACGCGATCATCGACTATCTCGTGTACGCGAAGAACTACGTCGCGGAATGCGAGGAGCGCTACGGTCTCGATCGTGTCGAGGAACTGCTCGATTCGTGCCATGCGCTGATGAACTACGGCGTCGACCGCTACAAGCGGCCGCAGAAGCCTTCGCTGTCGAAGGAGGCCGCGCTGCGGCGCGAGCGCGAGGCGTACCTGCAGTCGCAGGTGAACGAACTGTGGCGCACGCTGCCGGGCAAGAAGCCCGAGCTGATGGAGGAGCAGGAAGACCGCTATCCGCCCGAGCCGCAGGAGAACCTGCTGTATTTCGCGGAAAAGAATGCGCCGCTGCTCGAACCGTGGGAGCGGGAAGTGATCCGCATCGTGCGCAAGATCGGCCAGTATTTCTACCCGCAACGGCAGACGCAGGTGATGAACGAAGGCTGGGCGACGTTCTGGCACTACACGCTGCTGAATACGCTGTACAACCAGGGGAAGCTGGAAGACAGCTTCATGATGGAGTTCCTGCATTCGCACAGCAACGTGGTCTACCAGCCGCCCGTCACGAAGCCGTACTACAGCGGGATCAACCCGTACGCGCTCGGCTTTTCGATGATGAGCGACATCCGGCGGATCTGCGAAGCGCCGACGGAGGAAGACTACAAGTGGTTTCCCGAGATCGCGGGCACCCCGTGGCTGCCGGCGATGCACTACGCGATGCGCAACTTCAAGGACGAGAGCTTCATCGCGCAGTACCTGTCGCCGAGCCTGATCCGCGACATGCGGCTCTTCTCGGTGCTCGACGACGACATGCGCGATTCGCTCGAGGTGTCGGCGATCCACGACGATTCGGGCTACCAGTATGTGCGGCAGGCACTGTCGAGGCAGTACGACATCCATCACCGCGAACCGAACATTCAGGTGTGGGCGGTGAACACGCGCGGCGACCGCAGCCTCACGCTGCGCCACTTCATGACCGACAACCGTCACCTGTCGAACGACAGCGACGAAGTGCTCAAGCACATGGCCCGGCTCTGGCAATTCGACGTGTTCCTGGAAAGCGTCGACGAGGCCGGTACCGTGCGCAAGCGCTACGAGTGCCGCTACGTGCCGCCGGAGGTGCGGATCTGA
- a CDS encoding MFS family transporter gives MDVQTEQAALSAHDTRRRVFAIVGASSGNLVEWFDFYIYSFCALYFAPAFFPSGNTTTELLNTAGVFAAGFLMRPIGGWLFGRIADRHGRRNAMMISVLMMCGGSLVIAVLPTYAQIGALAPALLLVARLFQGLSVGGEYGTSATYMSEVALKGRRGFFASFQYVTLIGGQLCALLVLVILQQTLSGDELKAWGWRIPFVVGAAAALISLYLRKSLDETSTSESRDKKNAGTIRGVWQHKGAFFTVVGFTAGGSLIFYTFTTYMQKYLVNTAGMHAKTASNVMTVALLVYMLMQPVFGALSDRIGRRTSMILFGSFAVIGTVPLMHALKDVTSPVAAFVLITVALAIVSFYTSISGLIKAEMFPPEVRAMGVGLSYAVANAIFGGSAEYVALWFKSIGSEETFYWYVTVLCAISLIVSWRMRDPSKEGYLRHEP, from the coding sequence ATGGATGTCCAGACCGAACAAGCCGCGCTGTCCGCGCATGACACCCGGCGGCGCGTGTTCGCCATCGTCGGCGCCTCGTCGGGCAACCTCGTCGAGTGGTTCGACTTCTACATCTACTCGTTCTGCGCGCTGTACTTCGCGCCGGCATTCTTCCCGAGCGGCAACACGACGACGGAGCTGCTGAACACGGCGGGGGTATTCGCGGCCGGCTTCCTGATGCGTCCGATCGGCGGCTGGCTGTTCGGCCGCATCGCCGACCGCCACGGCCGCCGCAACGCGATGATGATCTCGGTGCTGATGATGTGCGGCGGCTCGCTCGTGATCGCGGTGCTGCCGACCTATGCGCAGATCGGCGCGCTCGCGCCGGCGCTGCTGCTGGTCGCGCGGCTGTTCCAGGGGCTGTCGGTGGGCGGTGAATACGGCACGAGCGCGACCTACATGAGCGAGGTGGCGCTGAAGGGCCGCCGCGGCTTCTTCGCGTCGTTCCAGTACGTGACGCTGATCGGCGGCCAGCTGTGCGCGCTGCTCGTGCTCGTGATCCTGCAGCAGACGCTGTCGGGCGACGAACTGAAGGCGTGGGGCTGGCGCATTCCGTTCGTGGTCGGCGCGGCGGCCGCGTTGATCTCGCTGTACCTGCGCAAGTCGCTCGACGAGACGTCGACGTCCGAATCGCGCGACAAGAAAAACGCGGGCACGATCCGCGGCGTGTGGCAGCACAAGGGGGCGTTCTTCACGGTGGTCGGCTTCACGGCCGGCGGCTCGCTGATCTTCTACACGTTCACGACGTACATGCAGAAGTACCTCGTGAACACGGCCGGCATGCATGCGAAGACGGCCAGCAACGTGATGACCGTCGCGCTGCTCGTCTACATGCTGATGCAGCCGGTGTTCGGCGCGCTGTCCGACAGGATCGGCCGCCGCACGTCGATGATCCTGTTCGGCTCGTTCGCGGTGATCGGCACGGTGCCGCTGATGCACGCGCTGAAGGACGTGACGAGCCCGGTGGCGGCGTTCGTGCTGATCACGGTCGCGCTCGCGATCGTCAGCTTCTACACGTCGATCAGCGGGCTGATCAAGGCCGAGATGTTCCCGCCGGAAGTGCGCGCGATGGGCGTCGGCCTGTCGTATGCGGTCGCGAACGCGATCTTCGGCGGCTCGGCCGAGTACGTCGCACTGTGGTTCAAGTCGATCGGCAGCGAGGAAACCTTCTACTGGTACGTGACCGTGCTGTGCGCGATCTCGCTGATCGTGTCGTGGCGGATGCGCGATCCGAGCAAGGAAGGGTACCTGCGTCACGAGCCGTGA
- a CDS encoding YeaH/YhbH family protein, whose translation MLHQIIDRRLAGKNKSIANRERFLRRVKNYIRRAVSDAVRDRSIKDIQSTQSITIPRKDIAEPNFRHAPGGRREYVHPGNEDYVRGDKIPRPQGGSGGGGSQASNEGEGQDDFVFELSRDEFMQYFFDDLELPRLVKTHLLTVPSWKNVRAGWSAEGTPNNIDVVRSLRSALGRRIALGSPLVNELRELEAQLEAMKSDPEDRRAEIAVLEAEIHHLKGRIWRIPFIDPFDLRYINRVKQPQPSSQAVMFCLMDVSGSMDEQRKDLSKRFFILLYLFLKRNYERIEVVFIRHHTRAEEVDEDTFFHSTESGGTVVSSALELMRKVMNERYSPTEWNIYGAQASDGDNWTDDSPKCRKILEEDILTKVRYFAYIQVAPEEQNLWLEYAQLALSQPHLAMKKVESAADIYPVFRELFEKQVEMS comes from the coding sequence GTGCTTCATCAAATCATCGACCGCAGGCTGGCCGGCAAGAACAAGAGTATCGCCAACCGCGAACGCTTTCTGCGTCGCGTCAAGAACTACATTCGTCGTGCCGTGTCCGACGCGGTGCGCGACCGTAGCATCAAGGATATCCAGAGCACGCAGAGCATCACGATCCCGCGCAAGGACATCGCGGAGCCGAATTTCCGGCACGCGCCTGGCGGGCGTCGTGAATACGTGCACCCCGGCAACGAGGACTACGTGCGCGGCGACAAGATCCCGCGCCCGCAGGGCGGCTCGGGCGGCGGAGGCAGTCAGGCGAGCAACGAGGGCGAAGGGCAGGACGACTTCGTGTTCGAGTTGTCGCGCGACGAGTTCATGCAGTACTTCTTCGACGATCTCGAACTGCCTCGCCTCGTGAAGACGCACCTGCTGACGGTGCCGAGCTGGAAGAACGTGCGCGCGGGCTGGTCGGCGGAAGGCACGCCGAACAACATCGACGTCGTGCGTTCGCTGCGCAGCGCACTCGGGCGTCGCATCGCGCTCGGCTCGCCGCTCGTCAACGAGCTGCGAGAGCTGGAGGCGCAGCTCGAGGCGATGAAGAGCGACCCGGAAGACCGGCGCGCGGAGATCGCGGTGCTCGAGGCCGAGATCCATCACCTGAAGGGGCGCATCTGGCGGATTCCGTTCATCGATCCGTTCGACCTGCGCTACATCAACCGCGTGAAGCAGCCGCAACCCTCGAGCCAGGCCGTGATGTTCTGCCTGATGGACGTGTCGGGCTCGATGGACGAGCAGCGCAAGGATCTGTCGAAGCGCTTCTTCATCCTGCTTTACCTGTTCCTCAAGCGTAACTACGAGCGCATCGAGGTGGTGTTCATCCGCCACCACACGCGTGCCGAGGAAGTCGACGAGGACACCTTCTTCCATTCGACCGAGAGCGGCGGCACGGTGGTGTCGAGTGCGCTCGAGCTGATGCGCAAGGTGATGAACGAGCGCTACTCGCCGACGGAGTGGAACATCTACGGCGCGCAGGCGTCCGACGGCGACAACTGGACTGACGATTCGCCCAAGTGTCGCAAAATCCTGGAAGAGGATATCCTCACGAAGGTGCGTTACTTCGCGTATATCCAGGTCGCGCCGGAAGAGCAGAACCTGTGGCTGGAATACGCGCAACTGGCCCTGTCTCAGCCGCATCTCGCGATGAAAAAAGTGGAATCGGCTGCCGACATTTACCCGGTGTTTCGCGAATTGTTCGAAAAGCAGGTGGAAATGTCATGA
- a CDS encoding LysR family transcriptional regulator, giving the protein MQRVPSLKLLTGFEAAARLGNFSRAADELHLSQSAISHQIQQLEAQLGQPLFRRRGRGVELTIAGEVLQRSVQRAMDTLRGGLDRIATYLNPGLVVLVCPAPLLHGWLQPRLEQLQQALPDLCPLLSTDETARYVDEIDVDMTIGTRPMLQPGLVDIPFMRDEWVTVCATPLAETLARVPRAEHARHAGLVCLEASLTDERMATVFREQLSDFRMQAIYDDQRLVLDAVQRGRGIACLPRLVAQAGLDQHTLTVLADYPRLPGTTWWLSRMEGPSRSPIVEQMFDWLVQQGILSSVADPAPDHAPPPPA; this is encoded by the coding sequence ATGCAACGCGTTCCGTCCCTGAAACTACTGACCGGCTTCGAAGCCGCGGCCCGGCTGGGCAATTTCTCGCGCGCGGCCGACGAGCTGCACCTGTCGCAGTCGGCGATCAGCCATCAGATCCAGCAGCTCGAAGCGCAGCTCGGTCAACCGCTGTTCCGCCGGCGCGGCCGCGGCGTCGAGCTGACCATCGCCGGCGAGGTCCTGCAGCGCAGCGTCCAGCGCGCGATGGACACGTTGCGCGGCGGGCTCGACCGCATCGCAACCTACCTGAACCCGGGGCTCGTCGTGCTGGTGTGTCCGGCGCCGCTGCTGCACGGCTGGCTGCAGCCGCGCCTCGAGCAGTTGCAGCAGGCGCTGCCGGACCTGTGCCCATTGCTGTCGACCGACGAAACCGCGCGCTACGTCGACGAGATCGACGTCGACATGACGATCGGCACGCGGCCGATGCTGCAACCGGGCCTGGTCGATATTCCGTTCATGCGGGACGAATGGGTGACGGTATGCGCGACGCCGCTGGCCGAGACGCTCGCCCGCGTGCCGCGCGCCGAACACGCGCGGCACGCGGGGCTCGTCTGCCTCGAAGCGAGCCTGACCGACGAGCGCATGGCGACCGTCTTTCGCGAGCAGCTGTCGGATTTCCGGATGCAGGCGATCTACGACGACCAGCGGCTCGTGCTGGACGCCGTGCAGCGCGGCCGCGGCATTGCGTGCCTGCCGCGCCTCGTCGCGCAGGCCGGCCTCGACCAGCACACGCTGACCGTGCTCGCCGACTACCCGCGCCTGCCCGGCACCACATGGTGGCTGTCGCGGATGGAAGGCCCGTCGCGCTCGCCGATCGTCGAGCAGATGTTCGACTGGCTGGTCCAGCAAGGCATCCTGTCGAGCGTGGCCGACCCGGCGCCCGACCACGCACCGCCTCCGCCCGCGTAA
- a CDS encoding agmatine deiminase family protein: MGRFDARQRGYRMPAEWESMHTTWLGWPVLDNREDLWGTHYAQVCREFALVARTIARYQRCVVAVHHSQADAARELVGPSVDVLPVAAEDNWLRDCGPIFLVSERHGLGAAVFRFNCWGEKYQPYDGCQQAGQDIARAAGAEIFNSHMVLEGGSFYVDGQGTLVTTESCLLHPNRNPHLSRAEIEAELRRMLGVEKIVWLPGNPDEVETNGHVDGIASFIAPGRMLCQTALPEQGDYFRVMRENRRALELATDAAGRRFELLDLPSPIVSERFGSERYCDCYANYILVNGAVIVTAFGVEQDEAARDAFSRAFPTRKVQMLPIPTLSIGGGSIHCSTQQQPSVAH, encoded by the coding sequence ATGGGTCGCTTTGATGCTCGCCAGCGCGGTTACCGGATGCCCGCCGAATGGGAATCCATGCACACGACGTGGCTCGGATGGCCGGTGCTCGACAATCGCGAGGACCTGTGGGGGACGCATTACGCGCAGGTCTGCCGCGAATTCGCGCTGGTCGCGCGCACGATCGCGCGCTATCAGCGCTGCGTGGTCGCGGTGCACCACAGCCAGGCCGATGCCGCGCGCGAACTGGTAGGCCCGAGCGTCGACGTGCTGCCGGTCGCGGCCGAGGACAACTGGCTGCGCGATTGCGGGCCGATCTTCCTCGTCAGCGAACGGCACGGTCTGGGCGCGGCCGTGTTCCGCTTCAACTGCTGGGGCGAGAAGTACCAGCCGTACGACGGCTGCCAGCAGGCCGGTCAGGACATCGCGCGCGCGGCCGGCGCCGAGATCTTCAATTCGCACATGGTGCTGGAGGGCGGCTCGTTCTACGTCGACGGGCAGGGCACGCTGGTCACGACCGAGAGCTGCCTGCTGCATCCCAACCGCAATCCGCACCTGAGCCGCGCGGAGATCGAGGCGGAGCTGCGCCGCATGCTGGGCGTCGAGAAGATCGTGTGGCTGCCGGGCAACCCCGACGAAGTGGAGACGAACGGGCACGTGGACGGCATCGCGTCGTTCATCGCACCGGGCCGGATGCTGTGCCAGACCGCACTGCCGGAACAGGGCGACTATTTCCGCGTGATGCGGGAAAACCGCCGCGCGCTGGAGCTCGCGACCGATGCGGCGGGGCGCCGTTTCGAGCTGCTCGACCTGCCGTCGCCGATCGTCAGCGAACGCTTCGGCTCCGAGCGCTACTGCGACTGCTATGCGAACTACATTCTGGTGAACGGCGCGGTGATCGTGACCGCATTCGGCGTCGAGCAGGACGAGGCCGCACGCGACGCTTTCAGCCGGGCGTTCCCGACGCGCAAGGTGCAGATGCTGCCGATCCCGACGCTGTCGATCGGCGGCGGGAGCATCCACTGTTCGACGCAGCAGCAGCCGTCCGTCGCGCACTGA